Below is a window of uncultured Sphaerochaeta sp. DNA.
AGGGTATTGCAGATCGTGCTCAAAGCTTTCCTTGCTGATGGTAAGGTAATCAAACCCGAGATCATCTAGGATTTTTCGAACTGTATCAAATCCAAGCAAGGTTGGATTGAGCTTTACAAAGGTGTCTACCTTCTTCTCTGTCAGCATATAGCTGCAGATGGCTTCAATTTCTTTTGGCGGACATCCATGCATGGTACTGAGCGTGGTCGACGGGCTGATATTCCAGCTGATCTTCTCAGTGATGCCTTTAAGCTTCTTCTCGAGCCCTTCCCAAGGAGTGCCTTCGAACAAACCCTCTTCGATCAGTGCTTCCAGCTCATGCAAGTACTCAGCAAAGCGTTCATCTTTGCGTGCATCAATCATGGAGTCAATGAATTTCTGCATCTTCTCTGTCTTGATGCCTTCAAGGTTGTAGCCAACAGACATATTAAAGATAAAGGAAGGCTTCTCGAACTTTCCTTTCTGCATCACTGCTTCCAGCAGATGCAGGATAATCCAAGCTTTTGCATACTCGTCCCATGCTTTGGGAAGGGTAAACTCACTGGACCACTCAACGTTGTATCCTTCATCCCGTGCATCAATACAGGGTTTCTCAATCTCCAATGTATCAAGCACCTGGACTGTCTTCAACTCCATGAATCGGCCACCAACAAGATAACTTGCGATGATATTCTGGGCCAACTGGGTGTGGGGGCCTGCAGCGGGTCCGCAGGGTGTGGCACAACTCTGGGAGAATACGTTCAGGCTGTGCTTGCCGCTCTCATGATAAAATTGTTCTTCGGCAATACCAAATATGGTATGGTGATTTCTGTACTCACCAACGATACGGCTAATAAGTTCCGTGAAGGGAACTGGGCGCATAATGTCTCCCATTACTCACTCCTTCGAAAGGTGTCGCCGGGTTCACTACCCGACCCTTTCTCATTCTAATGCAGATTGAAGAGAAGTCAATATTTTTTGCAACATTTCGCAACAAACATTTCATACCAACGATGAACACCCTCTATGAAATTCTTTGTATATCCTCAAATACCAATGGTCTATAAAAAGGATCTCTTCTGGTATGAGTATAGCATCAATGTCCATCGAAAAAAACGCACTTTTCGCTAGTATTATCGATTCTAACTACCACTTAACGCAAATTAGTTTTCAAAAATTCAACTTTTACGAATATTCTCTTTACATTTTTTCTCATTACGGTATACTTGACTAATCTAAAAATAGTAACCAAGTGTCACCACGGAGGAATAGGCATGCTGATTAATTTGAATGTCAATGAAGAAGTACGGAAAAAGAATATCCAACGTTGTAGGGAGAAAAACATCTTGCTACCTACTTTTAAGCAGATGATGGATCCTTCTACCGTACCAGCTGATATTAAAGAGAAACTGACCCATGTAGGACTTTGGGATGTCGATCCTTTGAACCTGTTCAGGATTACTTGGAAGAACGAACCTACCAAGCAGGGCGGAACCTTTGGTGGTGTAAACTATATTGAAGTACCCCGTGAAATCACCGGTGTTAAGGCAAGAATCCTCGCCTTGGTCGGCAAATGGTTCCCGACCGGTGCTCATAAAGTTGGAGCAACCTACGGATGTCTCGCTCCAGCTCTGGTTTCTGGAAACTTTGACTCTATCCACCAGCAGGCTGTTTGGCCTTCCACCGGCAACTACTGCCGCGGCGGCGCATACAACAGTGCATTGCTGAACTGTGACTCCATTGCAATTCTCCCTGAAGAGATGAGCCAGGAACGATTCAACTGGCTGAAAGAAGTTGCAGGCGAAGTGATTGCAACCCCTGGTTGTGAGTCCAATGTTAAGGAAATCTTCGACAAGTGTCATGAGCTCGATGCAGAGCGCGGAAACAATATTGTTATCTTCAACCAGTTCGACCAGTTCGGTAACTACCTCTGGCATTATAAGGTAACTGGAGCTGCAATACTCGAAGCACTCAAGCAAGAGAATGTCGCACCTGAGAATGTCCGTGGGTATGTTTCAGCTACCGGAAGTGGCGGCACACTGGCTGCAGGCGACCTCCTCAAAGAACATTATCCCTTGCTCAAGATTGTAGCTGCTGAAGCTCTGCAGTGCCCCACCCTTCTTCGCAATGGATTTGGTGGACATCGCATTGAAGGTATCGGCGACAAACACGTTCCTTGGGTTCACAACGTAAAGAATACCGATATGATTGCTGCTGTTGACGACCAAGATTGTATGGACCTCTACCGCCTGTTCAACGAACCTGCTGGTATCGAGTACCTCAAGAAAATGGGTGTTGATTCCAAGGCAATCGATGAGTTGCAGATGTATGGCATCAGTGGCATCGGTAATGTACTGGCAGCCATGAAGATGGCAAAGTACTACGAGATGGAAGAAGATGATGTGATCTTCACTGTCCTTACCGACAGCTCGGAGATGTACACCTCCCGCTTGAAGGAGCAGAATGAGATCCAGGGTCAGTTTGATGAGAGTGCAGCAATCCGTGCACTTGCAGCTTGTGCTCATGCACAGGGCATCGAAAACCTGAAGGAACTCAACTACTACGATCGTTTGGCTGTACATAACCTGAAGTACTATACTTGGGTTGAACAGCAGGGCAAGACCTATGAGGAAATCAATGCACAGTGGTATGATAAGAACTACTGGAAAGATATTCCTGCAATGGCTGACCAGATCGATGAGTTGATCGAGGCATTCAACAAGGAAATCTTGGCCAAATAGGTCAAGCAAAGCAACAAATGCCGGGCCTTGTGTCCGGCATTTTCTTGATGAGGAGGAACCATGCGTTTTACCTATGAATGTTGTGACTGCGGTGCAGTCTATGAGACGGATGAGGTAATCTATCAATGCCCTACCTGTGCCAAAGAGAATGATGGCACCTCATTTCCGAAAGGAAATGTCATTGTAAAATTGAATAAGGAAGATGTAGAGAAACTTGCAAAGCAGGACCATGTCTCTATGTATGACTTCTTTCCCTACCCGGTCCCTGACAAGGATGTCTATCCAGTTGGAGGAACTCCTGTCGCAAAACCCAAACGACTTGCTACCAAGTACGGACTAAAGAATCTGGTCTGCAAGCTGGATAGTGCACTGCCTTCAGGGTCTTTCAAAGATCGTGCGAGTCAGCTGATCGCTGCCCAGGCATTGTATCACAACCAGCATAAGATTGCCTTGGCATCCACGGGGAATGCGGGAGCTGCAATGAGTTGTGCTGGAGCCGCTTACGGCCTTGAGATTGTTCTTTTTGTACCAGCAACTGCTCCGGTCAATAAGTTGATGCAGAGTGTGTTGTATGGAGCAACTGTTGTTCCGGTAAAGGGCAGTTATGATGATGCTTTTGCACTCTCCATCGCTTATACCAATGAGTTCGGAGGGATCAACAGGAATACTGCTTACAACCCCATGACCATCGAAGGAAAGAAGAGTGTTTCCATCGAGCTGTTTGAGCAACTGGGACGCAAGGTTCCTGACGTGGTGTATGTACCTGTTGGTGATGGTTGTATTTTCGCTGGTGTTTACAAGGGCTTCTATGACCTGAAGGAAGCTGGTTTGATCGAGAAGGTCCCTCAACTTGTTTGTGCACAGAGCAAGCAGAGTAATGCGATCAGCACCGCTTGGAAGAGCGGTGATTTCACCAACCTTCCGAAGGCTACCACCCGTGCTGATTCAATCAGCGTAGAGAGTCCTGCCAATGGTAGAATGGCGGTAAGGTACATTAACGAGAGTAATGGCTGGGCAACAGAGGTAGACGACCAAGCAATCCTCGATGCACAGCTTGAGCTTGCCAAGGAAGCGGGTATTTTCGTAGAGCCTGCAGCTGCTTGTGCATGGGCAGCGCTTAGAGCTGATAGCGAAATGCTTAGAGAGAAGTTTGGTGAGGATGTAGAGGTCTGCTGCTTGCTTACGGGAACAGGCTTCAAGGATATGGCTGTTTTTGAGGGTAAAGTCTCCATTCCAGAGGCAATCGAGAACAGCAAAGAGGCGGTCAGAAATCGTTTCAAGTAAAAAAACAGGGGAAAGCGGTGCCAAATGGCACCGCAATCTTCTTTCTCCTTTGACAAAATTGCCCGCTTACAGTACCTTTTGTCCTGTGATGAGGAGATTCGCATGGAAAGTTTTCTAATCGGTCTCGGAGTTGGCGTAGTACTCGCTATTGTCCTCGTGGTTGTCATGTCTGTTAAACGGCATAAGGAGATCCTTGCAGCAAACAAGGAAACCGAACGTCTGAAGAGGATGTTGACTGACCGTATGGATCTAGAGAGTGAAGGTCTGTCCAAGCTGAAAGAACAAAATGAAGAGCTGAAGAAGCAGAATGAGAACCTGCGCATCACGATGAACACATACTCACAGAAACCAGGGAGAAAGGAACTCGCTCGTCTGCAGGTCTACCAACTTGCTGTCGATCGACTGACGATCAATAGTCCTGGATTTGGTGCCGCCTGGCAGGCAGCACTCAAGGAGAGTGAAGATGAGTTCCAGAAGACCTATGTCGGGGTACAGCCGTTTATAAAGCGTCTGATACCGATCAAAACAGAGGCAAATGTCCTCCCCCGTATGGTAGATACAGAGGAAGATAAGTAATTAACACCAGCCGAAATGGTGGAATTGGTAGACACAAGGGACTTAAAATCCCTTGACCTTATGGTCGTGCGGGTTCAAGTCCCGCTTTCGGCATTATCTTATTATATTGTATTTACTTACAATCCTCCCAATACGTTACTTTATCAAAAACCCACTATACAGTTCCCAATGAATTAACATTTACGTTTATTAATCTACGCAAATTCTGCGGAGATTAGGGTGGTTAATCTACGCAAATATTGCGTAGATTAAATTAACAAAATGAGCCACATATCCAAGGAGAAAGCAACAACAGCACAAGAATTCTCCCACTAGCACCTCAAGCTAGCGTGTCTATCAAATTCCACCGCTACCGTATTCGTGATTTATTTTTTTGATCCAATCCACGTACCTATATGAGGTGCGACAAGGGATACTGAAAGGTCTTGAAGAAGGAGCCATCGTTTCAATCCACGCACCCGTATTGGGTGCGACTGGCCAGTACTACTCCGATTCCAATACCGATTAGTTTCAATCCACGCAACCCACCAGGGGTGCGACAACATTCCTGGTTACTTAGCCTGAGCGGTAACCGGGTTTCAATCCACGCACCCACGAGGGGTGCAACTCTTGTAAGTGGAAACGCTTGATACAAGTTCAGTGTTTCAATCCACGCACCCACGAGGGGTGCGACAACATTCCTGGTTACTTAGCCTGAGCGGTAACCGGGTTTCAATCCACGCACCCACGAGGAGTGCGACCTCCAAGCGCAATGGTCATAACAACCATGGTCCTGTTTCAATCCACGCACCCACGAGGGGTGCGACTTGCTTGCGTTCTTTACGTTCACTCACATACACCTTGTTTCAATCCACGCACCCGTATTGGGTGCGACATCTCCCTGTTTGCGATCATTGATACAAGAGCCTTGTTTCAATCCACGCACCCGTATTGGGTGCGACTTTATTCCTAGGCCTAATCCGGCCATGACAAAGGGTTTCAATCCACGCACCCGTATTGGGTGCGACCCCCCTTTTACATCGGTTCTCCCTCAGGAACATTGGTTTCAATCCACGCACCCGTATTGGGTGCGACGTATTGCTATCTTTGCAAATGTACCGTTCTTAGGTGTTTCAATCCACGCACCCGTATTGGGTGCGACGGCAATCGGGACTGTGGCGGAATGGTAAACGCAATGTTTCAATCCACGCACCCGTATTGGGTGCGACTGGTGCTTTTGGGTGATTGCAACGGCTGTTCGTAGTTTCAATCCACGCACCCGTATTGGGTGCGACAAGGTATCGTTTGAGCGGAAGACCGTAATGAATCGGTTT
It encodes the following:
- a CDS encoding pyridoxal-phosphate dependent enzyme; this encodes MRFTYECCDCGAVYETDEVIYQCPTCAKENDGTSFPKGNVIVKLNKEDVEKLAKQDHVSMYDFFPYPVPDKDVYPVGGTPVAKPKRLATKYGLKNLVCKLDSALPSGSFKDRASQLIAAQALYHNQHKIALASTGNAGAAMSCAGAAYGLEIVLFVPATAPVNKLMQSVLYGATVVPVKGSYDDAFALSIAYTNEFGGINRNTAYNPMTIEGKKSVSIELFEQLGRKVPDVVYVPVGDGCIFAGVYKGFYDLKEAGLIEKVPQLVCAQSKQSNAISTAWKSGDFTNLPKATTRADSISVESPANGRMAVRYINESNGWATEVDDQAILDAQLELAKEAGIFVEPAAACAWAALRADSEMLREKFGEDVEVCCLLTGTGFKDMAVFEGKVSIPEAIENSKEAVRNRFK
- a CDS encoding pyridoxal-phosphate dependent enzyme — protein: MLINLNVNEEVRKKNIQRCREKNILLPTFKQMMDPSTVPADIKEKLTHVGLWDVDPLNLFRITWKNEPTKQGGTFGGVNYIEVPREITGVKARILALVGKWFPTGAHKVGATYGCLAPALVSGNFDSIHQQAVWPSTGNYCRGGAYNSALLNCDSIAILPEEMSQERFNWLKEVAGEVIATPGCESNVKEIFDKCHELDAERGNNIVIFNQFDQFGNYLWHYKVTGAAILEALKQENVAPENVRGYVSATGSGGTLAAGDLLKEHYPLLKIVAAEALQCPTLLRNGFGGHRIEGIGDKHVPWVHNVKNTDMIAAVDDQDCMDLYRLFNEPAGIEYLKKMGVDSKAIDELQMYGISGIGNVLAAMKMAKYYEMEEDDVIFTVLTDSSEMYTSRLKEQNEIQGQFDESAAIRALAACAHAQGIENLKELNYYDRLAVHNLKYYTWVEQQGKTYEEINAQWYDKNYWKDIPAMADQIDELIEAFNKEILAK